Proteins encoded within one genomic window of Eurosta solidaginis isolate ZX-2024a chromosome 1, ASM4086904v1, whole genome shotgun sequence:
- the LOC137238150 gene encoding mucin-2 — translation MTYLNILSAIMGFRSITWIYIVAIFIATANCILGQAQLDYRKPWPTYSLQNMPQTRFTCHDKILGGYYADAETQCQMFHVCVKVAGVGVQDFRFLCPNSTAFDQEAQICADWGDVDCESSVLYYGSDNFDLYRIGSGFESKRAPLAEEEEATFHLQRAESGDIRRSKETRVDQKVRPDQPPNYSKHFGATHHRNSFHNYASTNTQQNNNNNNDYQNEPQQARKIETTPARKPIVNYYTPTTSTTTTTTTTTTTERYFDESRQEYDDIFKGSHSSHFFSNRNGGREDDFVDHPTKVKLNEFTDYNNKKTTETTTTSGKVHSQPTRAKRIKQTTTSTPTTSTTTTTPSTTTTTTKGTKRPTLQSTYYNTSAHDFVTQKSYGTPVISISTSAAEPSTRPSYSSAAHRFSFNAQDYQTQEKIEPTTYNPNSVYRVKSTTPKYTELARDNGVSARSRSSNANTYLPLGTTKDQNKPTTSTRKAQKLERTKQKLAARNSTAAFANEYDDFSKIKLQQPQPFQPIQTAQPVQSAQPIQPAQHPVENNIYQEPQYYYRSRAAAAEKALRQENAEPTAFNGGKKQKVTTPTAAVSTSKSAINADTRPRGFASRGSINYKATTQRETDYYAPTTSTTKKFSTLVPKTQQSVTPTTFKPTTYQKPLENFYYQTQQTARPSSKATKEPKVSFNILTPTTANPYYDPDEDDGQYHPELYELDFPRNRHNLQRSSTTKTKVTTTPSPSTTTARPYNYDNDFQNPQKHLKTQQQTAFRKQQQEQAEPVDLSDEEELFKTAHSLNFGAASINKLRADIFKAEKTSQQYNSQYIPNVEQTSTRQPIISSSSTTTYTTPPSIPSTTSNFFAFYSTSPSTTRLYTSPSTTATSTSSTVTTRRPTTPYATTPYSLSISTSKVTKAPKSSKSSGKKGKKGKAASKRPPHADEDTSYDYAYYDTDTLSESPQEYPEYEFAEFVKTRKN, via the exons CAATATTTATAGCGACGGCCAATTGCATTCTGGGACAAGCGCAGCTGGACTATCGCAAACCATGGCCAACTTATAGCCTACAAAATATGCCACAGACAAGATTCACATGCCACGACAAAATACTCGGAGGCTACTATGCAGATGCGGAGACACAATGTCAGATGTTTCATGTGTGCGTTAAGGTGGCCGGTGTTGGG GTTCAAGACTTCCGGTTCCTGTGCCCTAATAGCACTGCCTTCGATCAAGAAGCGCAAATCTGTGCAGATTGGGGTGATGTGGATTGTGAATCCTCTGTGCTCTACTATGGCAGCGATAATTTTGACCTTTATCGCATTGGCTCAGGATTTGAGAGCAAACGGGCGCCACTCGCTGAAGAAGAGGAAGCAACATTCCATTTGCAGCGAGCTGAAAGCG GCGATATTCGTCGCTCAAAAGAAACGCGCGTAGATCAAAAAGTACGCCCTGACCAGCCGCCAAACTATTCAAAACATTTTGGCGCAACACATCATCGCAATTCTTTTCATAATTATGCATCTACAAATacgcaacaaaacaacaacaacaacaatgattaTCAAAATGAGCCACAACAAGCGCGAAAAATTGAGACGACACCAGCACGCAAACCCATTGTTAATTATTATACACCAACTACATCAacgacgacaacaacaacaacaacaacaactactgaACGCTATTTTGATGAATCAAGGC AAGAGTACGATGACATCTTCAAGGGTTCGCATAGTTCACATTTCTTTTCGAATCGCAATGGTGGGCGTGAAGACGATTTCGTCGATCATCCAACAAAGGTGAAGTTAAATGAATTCAcggattacaacaacaaaaagactACGGAAACAACAACCACCTCGGGCAAAGTGCACTCACAACCCACACGCGCAAAGCGTATTAAACAAACAACTACGTCAACACCCACAacaagtacaacaacaacaaccccttcAACTACCACAACTACAACGAAGGGTACAAAGAGGCCAACACTACAGTCGACTTACTATAACACCAGTGCCCATGATTTTGTAACACAGAAATCCTATGGAACACCAGTGATTTCGATATCAACCTCAGCAGCAGAACCTAGCACACGACCCAGCTATAGTAGCGCCGCTCATCGTTTCAGTTTTAATGCGCAGGACTATCAAACCCAAGAAAAAATTGAACCCACAACCTACAACCCGAACAGCGTTTATCGTGTGAAGAGCACAACACCAAAATATACCGAATTGGCGAGGGATAATGGGGTTAGTGCTAGAAGCAGAAGTTCAAATGCGAATACGTACCTACCATTAGGGACGACAAAGGACCAAAATAAGCCAACAACTTCGACGAGAAAAGCACAGAAATTGGAGCGCACTAAACAGAAGCTGGCTGCGCGCAACTCTACCGCTGCCTTTGCGAACGAATATGATGACTTCTCTAAAATAAAACTACAACAACCACAGCCATTCCAGCCAATACAAACCGCACAACCCGTACAGTCCGCACAACCGATACAACCCGCACAACATCCAGTAGAAaataatatctaccaagaacCTCAATATTATTATCGTTCACGTGCCGCCGCAGCTGAGAAGGCATTGCGGCAAGAAAATGCAGAACCAACAGCTTTTAATGGTGGCAAGAAACAGAAAGTTACTACTCCCACAGCAGCCGTAAGTACTAGCAAGTCTGCCATAAACGCAGATACCCGTCCACGTGGGTTTGCGAGCCGTGGTAGCATCAATTATAAGGCCACAACTCAGCGGGAGACGGATTACTATGCACCCACAACTagcacaacaaaaaaattctCTACACTTGTGCCAAAAACTCAGCAGTCCGTCACTCCAACTACCTTCAAGCCGACGACATATCAAAAACCTTTAGAAAACTTCTACTATCAAACACAACAAACTGCACGCCCATCGAGTAAGGCTACAAAAGAACCAAAAGTTTCGTTTAACATTTTAACGCCCACTACAGCGAATCCCTACTACGATCCCGATGAGGATGATGGTCAATATCATCCTGAATTGTATGAGCTCGATTTTCCTCGCAATCGTCACAATTTGCAGCGCTCGTcgacaacaaaaaccaaagtgaCTACAACACCATCcccatcaacaacaacagcacgtCCGTATAATTATGACAACGACTTCCAGAACCCACAAAAGCATTTGAAAACTCAACAGCAAACTGCCTTCCGCAAGCAGCAACAAGAGCAAGCTGAACCGGTCGATCTCAGCGATGAAGAAGAACTTTTTAAGACCGCACATTCATTGAATTTTGGTGCAGCCAGCATTAATAAATTGCGTGCTGACATCTTCAAGGCAGAGAAAACTTCACAGCAATACAACTCACAATATATACCCAATGTAGAACAAACGAGCACTAGACAACCCATAATATCATCATCGTCAACAACTACATACACAACACCGCCGTCCATACCCAGCACCACCTCTAACTTCTTCGCTTTTTACTCGACAAGTCCATCGACAACGCGGCTCTATACTAGCCCATCTACGACAGCAACGTCTACATCTTCTACGGTCACAACGCGTCGCCCAACAACGCCTTATGCAACAACACCTTACAGTCTGTCTATATCTACATCAAAAGTAACTAAAGCGCCTAAAAGTAGCAAATCTTCTGGAAAGAAGGGTAAGAAAGGTAAGGCCGCTTCAAAGCGACCACCACATGCTGATGAGGACACCAGTTATGATTACGCCTACTACGATACCGATACGTTGAGTGAGTCGCCACAAGAGTATCCAGAGTATGAGTTTGCAGAGTTTGTGAAGACACGCAAAAACTGA